One stretch of Ooceraea biroi isolate clonal line C1 chromosome 4, Obir_v5.4, whole genome shotgun sequence DNA includes these proteins:
- the LOC113561756 gene encoding uncharacterized protein LOC113561756 — protein MDYEMERGQKRKDRTSEESEGSDESVGTVIRDTKTEFLGDSSVSIGSQMLEWIGELDELRLREKGLQGKISGDMKELLTRLKTAASGLTQKCVETQERLSNDDREKEIVTLRAETGNLKKTNIELVTTIGRLHETNKRLIDENKHLGEEVRKGWSGRIERGEDVGRDDSIPEKGMDERVKPPLTRGEKGTGKRTDIRIREMDKSKRAVRIIDPQQEKDRALTEQIEELISQRKELRRMRKQGDESTTEETPLPQRTRSTRTRTWAQSIPRTEDESTDGGLEDHFPPLRNSNEWTVVENRRNKGRRMREANVRGKQDSWTPNKEEKRRITRRRPPKTEAVWLSGVKAGITGADILKMAKKGVSLEELGIEEMKTRRTATGATLIEIAGENNKAKADELAAKLKGVFAESQVHIRRPTKKAEIRIIGLDEDTTEEDVRQAIEKFGKGEHSDIKTGRIARTRMGTGIIWVLCPLEVATEVVRIGRIRIGWTSARVEMIEARPIRCFKCLEAGHVRERCTSEIDRMGACFKCGENNHKAAECTNKPHCPACKRNGKDVNHRIGSLICTQNTKKNATTERNYAEGRNYRTE, from the coding sequence ATGGACTACGAGATGGAACGCGGCCAAAAACGAAAGGACAGGACCTCTGAGGAATCAGAAGGATCGGATGAATCTGTAGGAACGGTTATACGAGACACAAAAACGGAGTTCTTAGGGGATTCATCGGTCAGTATAGGGTCACAAATGCTGGAATGGATAGGGGAACTGGACGAGCTGAGACTACGGGAGAAAGGCCTACAAGGGAAAATTAGTGGTGACATGAAGGAGCTACTTACCAGGCTAAAAACAGCAGCTAGCGGACTTACCCAAAAATGTGTAGAGACCCAGGAGCGGCTATCCAACGACgacagagagaaggagataGTGACACTGCGAGCGGAGACAGGGAACctgaaaaaaacaaatattgaatTAGTAACAACGATTGGTAGGTTACACGAGACAAACAAACGATTAATAGACGAGAACAAACACCTCGGGGAAGAAGTGAGGAAAGGATGGAGTGGCAGGATAGAAAGAGGAGAGGATGTTGGTAGGGATGACTCGATTCCTGAGAAAGGAATGGATGAACGGGTGAAACCCCCGTTAACGAGAGGCGAGAAAGGGACAGGAAAAAGGACAGATATAAGGATTCGAGAGATGGATAAGTCCAAGAGGGCAGTCAGAATCATAGATCCTCAACAGGAAAAGGATAGAGCACTGACGGAACAAATTGAGGAGTTGATTTCCCAAAGAAAGGAGTTACGGAGGATGAGGAAACAAGGAGACGAATCGACGACGGAGGAAACCCCCTTACCACAGCGGACAAGGAGTACAAGGACGCGAACATGGGCACAATCGATCCCACGAACCGAGGATGAATCAACGGATGGAGGTTTAGAGGACCACTTTCCACCGCTGAGAAACTCTAATGAGTGGACAGTGGTGGAAAATAGAAGGAATAAGGGAAGAAGAATGAGAGAGGCTAACGTAAGAGGAAAGCAGGATAGCTGGACCCCGAataaggaagagaagagaaggatAACGCGGAGAAGACCACCGAAAACAGAGGCAGTCTGGTTATCGGGTGTGAAGGCAGGAATTACAGGAGCAGACATCCTGAAAATGGCTAAAAAAGGAGTGTCGTTGGAGGAGCTAGGGATTGAAGAGATGAAAACTAGGAGAACAGCAACTGGAGCTACGCTAATTGAAATCGCTGGGGAAAATAACAAGGCGAAAGCAGATGAATTGGCGGCGAAGCTGAAAGGAGTGTTTGCGGAATCACAGGTGCATATAAGGAGGCCAACAAAGAAGGCGGAAATTAGAATTATAGGCTTAGACGAGGATACCACGGAGGAAGATGTGCGACAGGCAATTGAAAAGTTTGGAAAAGGAGAGCACAGTGATATTAAAACGGGTAGGATAGCCAGGACAAGGATGGGTACAGGGATCATCTGGGTACTCTGTCCTTTGGAGGTTGCTACGGAAGTAGTGAGGATTGGCAGGATAAGGATCGGATGGACTAGCGCGAGGGTTGAGATGATAGAAGCGCGACCGATACGATGTTTTAAGTGTTTGGAAGCGGGACATGTAAGGGAAAGATGTACGAGTGAAATAGATAGAATGGGAGCATGTTTTAAATGTGGTGAAAACAACCACAAGGCAGCCGAATGTACAAACAAACCACACTGTCCAGCGTGTAAGCGAAACGGGAAAGACGTTAATCATAGGATAGGAAGTCTAATATGCACGCAAAATACGAAGAAAAATGCTACAACGGAAAGGAACTACGCGGAGGGTAGAAATTATCGAACcgaataa